Sequence from the Flavobacterium lindanitolerans genome:
TCGTATGTCTTTATTTAAATAATACTACAATGCTTATTGTCTTGCAAACTTTTCTAGCTCTGTATTGAATTTTTCTGTTTCTTCAACAAATAAGGCGTGCCCACTATTTTCAAATCTTATGATACGGGAATTTTTAATTCCTTTATTCAGCTCTTCCGCAAACCCGAATGGACATAATTTGTCTTGTAGCCCATGAAAAATCGCTACGGGAATATTAATTTTAGATAATTCAGGACGTAAGTCAATATTTGAAAGCGCTTTTATCGATTCGGTGATGGCATAAGGCGATGCTTGCAAATTGATACTTTCCAGCCATTTTTCTACATTTTTCGAGATATTGCCTTCTTTGGCAGGAAAGGCGCTTCCAAATCCAGCGATCAAATCTTCTCTGCCTGTCATGGTTTTTGCGATCAGTCCGTTTGCATCATCTTCAGATATGCCATAAGGAGATCCGTCTCTTTTCTTCCACGAAGGGGCTGCTGCTCCAAAAAGGGCTAGTTTGTTAACATGGGCTGCATCATATTTTGTAACATAATGAAGCACTACCGCACCACCCATGGAGAAACCACCCATTACAGCATTTTTAATTTTCAGTTTGTCTAAAACCACTTTAATATCATCCGAAAAAACATCAAAATCATATCGCCCATAAGGCTTGTCTGATTTTCCAAAACCTCTCAAGGTTATTCCGATTACCCTAAACCCCTTTCGGCTTAGATACTGGTATTGGTATTCATACATTTCGTCGCTTAGAGGCCAGCCATGAATTAAAACAACAGGCTGTCCTTCACCTAAATCGGTTACATGAAGTTTTACATTTTTCTCTACTTCAATATATTCTTCCCTACCAGCCGAAGCGGCGACTCTTTTTGTTTGTGAAAACGAAACATTGCTTATTAATAAGGTTGAAAACAATCCGACTGCTAAAATTAAATTTTTCATTTTTTGTTATTTTTAAATTGTTAGTATTATTCGATGAAGCAAAGTTGCGGGAAATGTTCAAGGACATCAATGGACGGTTTTCTCTTTAAATTGCACTTTTTTCCCTGAATGCAAAATCAAGCGGATTCATAATGCTTTACATTATTTCCCTGTATTGGTTTAATAGAAAAAGCACGACATAATTGCCGTGCTTTGCTTATAAATTTGCTGTCTGTTTAGATTTAGAATTGCTTTCTAAAAGACATCGGCGACAAACCTGCGTATTTGGTAAAAAAGCGGATGAAATAAGCATCGTCTTCATAATTGAGAATGAAGGCAATTTCTTTTACTGTCATTTTGGTATGCGCCAAAAGTCGCTTGCTCTCTAATATGATTCGTTCTTTTATAATATCGTTTGGAGTTCTTTTGCTGATTAGCCCTATTTTTTTACTTAGGTTTTTTGGCGTTATGAATAACATCTCAGCATAATCGGCAACGGTATGATGTGTCTTAAAATTTTGTTCAACCAATTTGCTGAACTTCCTTAAGAACTGAACATCTGCATGCTGGCTGTTTTCCGATAGCTGATGTTGCTGTTTCCATATGCGAGTCGATTTGAGAATGATAACTTTTAATAGAATTCTTAACATTTCCTCTGTACTGGAATCATCATTTGTCATTTCAGTGTTGATTTCCTGAATAATACTTTGGATATTCCCGGATTGAATTTCATCTAATTTGATAAATGGAATTTCAAAAACATTACTATAAAGGATACCATCACAGGCCACTTCCTGGTCGTGAATTTCGATACAATAAAAATCTCTATTAAAATAAATCAACTGCCCATTGACGGTTTCACAAGGTTTAATAATCACCTGGGGATTGATGAATAAAAGCGTATCTGTTTCCATCGTGAATTCCTGGAAATCAACCTGTATAGTAGCCTTTCTTGGTATAAATAGAATTTTAATGTGTTCAGCTATTGAAGCGAGTGCCGTTTCTTCTGTAGCTTCCTTGCTGAATTCAATGTTCCCAAACTGTTTATATGAAAATTCTCTTAGCATATTTCGATCTTATGTAATAAAAAGAATAGTACTCATTAGTTTTCGTTTGGATAAAAAAATTATGCTAAAAATAATGATTATTAGTTTTTTTATTCATCATGACTTTGAATCTAACCGTTTCAAAATGAGCGACCGCAAACGCTCTTCATGTTCATCTCCCCATCCGCCAATTGCTGCAATTACGGGAATCAGCGTTTTTCCAAAATCTGTCAGGCTATATTCAACTTTGGGAGGCACAACAGGATAAATCATCTTTGAAATCAATTCATGGTCCTCCAACTCTTTCAGCTGAATCGTCAGCACTCTTCTTGAGGCATCCGGGATTTTACGTTGCAGTTCGCTGGGGCGCTTATGTCCCTGGTTGATAAACCACAACAAACGCATTTTCCATTTTCCATAAAGGACTTCGCCAATAAGGTCAAGGCCGCAATTCAGGTTTAAAGGTATTTTTCTCTCGTACATATAGCAAAGCTAGTGCAATGTTCCAAATTGTACAATAGGGGAAAAAATTATCCCTATGCAATTCGATTTTCCCTTATTGCCAGATAGTTATATACATCCCAACTTTGTACAAAAATATAAAACAATGGAACAAACATTTAATTTCAACAACGAGTTATCCGGCAAGATTGCTTTGGTAACCGGAGGTACAAAAGGAGCCGGAAAGGCAATTGCAGAAAGACTGCTACAGGCTGGCGCAACCGTTATTATTAGTGCAAGGAACGCACCCGAAAAAGAAAACAGCAGACTGCATTTTATTCCTTCCGATTTAAGTAAGGCAGAAGGAACACAAAAGGTAATCCGTGAGGTGCTATCTGTTTATGGAAAGCTTGACATCCTTGTGAACAACCTTGGTTCTTCAACAACACCCGCCGGTGGTTTTACCGCATTGAGCGATGAAGATTGGGAATCAACCCTACAAGCTAATTTACTGGCTCCTGTGCGGTTGGACAGGGGATTTCTGCCACAAATGATAAGTCAAAAAAGCGGTGTCATTATACATATTGCCTCAATTCAGGGCAGATTGCCTTTGTATGATTCTACTTTGCCCTACGCCGCTGCAAAAGCAGGACTGATCAATTATAGTAAAAGTTTATCAAATGAAGTAACACCCAAAGGTATTCGCGTGCTTACTGTTTCACCAGGATGGATAAATACAACAGCATCGGAAGCGTGGCTGGGCGAGATTGCAAGAAACGCAAACAGTACCATAGAAGAAGCCCAACAGGGTGTCATGGATGCGTTGGGAGGAATACCTTATGGCAGGCCTGCCCAACCGGAAGAAGTAGCCGAATTGGTTGGTTTTCTCGTTTCACC
This genomic interval carries:
- a CDS encoding helix-turn-helix domain-containing protein, translating into MLREFSYKQFGNIEFSKEATEETALASIAEHIKILFIPRKATIQVDFQEFTMETDTLLFINPQVIIKPCETVNGQLIYFNRDFYCIEIHDQEVACDGILYSNVFEIPFIKLDEIQSGNIQSIIQEINTEMTNDDSSTEEMLRILLKVIILKSTRIWKQQHQLSENSQHADVQFLRKFSKLVEQNFKTHHTVADYAEMLFITPKNLSKKIGLISKRTPNDIIKERIILESKRLLAHTKMTVKEIAFILNYEDDAYFIRFFTKYAGLSPMSFRKQF
- a CDS encoding winged helix-turn-helix transcriptional regulator, whose product is MYERKIPLNLNCGLDLIGEVLYGKWKMRLLWFINQGHKRPSELQRKIPDASRRVLTIQLKELEDHELISKMIYPVVPPKVEYSLTDFGKTLIPVIAAIGGWGDEHEERLRSLILKRLDSKS
- a CDS encoding SDR family oxidoreductase, with amino-acid sequence MEQTFNFNNELSGKIALVTGGTKGAGKAIAERLLQAGATVIISARNAPEKENSRLHFIPSDLSKAEGTQKVIREVLSVYGKLDILVNNLGSSTTPAGGFTALSDEDWESTLQANLLAPVRLDRGFLPQMISQKSGVIIHIASIQGRLPLYDSTLPYAAAKAGLINYSKSLSNEVTPKGIRVLTVSPGWINTTASEAWLGEIARNANSTIEEAQQGVMDALGGIPYGRPAQPEEVAELVGFLVSPRANYLTGTEFIIDGGTVPTI
- a CDS encoding alpha/beta fold hydrolase, whose product is MKNLILAVGLFSTLLISNVSFSQTKRVAASAGREEYIEVEKNVKLHVTDLGEGQPVVLIHGWPLSDEMYEYQYQYLSRKGFRVIGITLRGFGKSDKPYGRYDFDVFSDDIKVVLDKLKIKNAVMGGFSMGGAVVLHYVTKYDAAHVNKLALFGAAAPSWKKRDGSPYGISEDDANGLIAKTMTGREDLIAGFGSAFPAKEGNISKNVEKWLESINLQASPYAITESIKALSNIDLRPELSKINIPVAIFHGLQDKLCPFGFAEELNKGIKNSRIIRFENSGHALFVEETEKFNTELEKFARQ